A DNA window from Helianthus annuus cultivar XRQ/B chromosome 15, HanXRQr2.0-SUNRISE, whole genome shotgun sequence contains the following coding sequences:
- the LOC110913179 gene encoding uncharacterized protein LOC110913179: protein MGVLETITAGNKCSDQDKAKVDVFLHKHIDEMLQFEYSNCEDPCVLWEDLKSRFDHQREVLLPTARDEWNNLRFQDFKKVNEYTSALFRICSTLRFCGQTVMEEDMLEKTFSTFHASNINLQQQYRLQRFQRYSDLNSFLLVTEKNNELLMKNHQARPTGSLAIPEANAIINDDTKDSGRKWGRGRGRGHFGKGNGRNHSFKGNNNFRGNSHGRGCGRGRGRGRGRNQRTPNYHTHKIPIPTSITKGMKLVGPKTMALLVSDVEVRTIGQRLVVHLHIYVNFTKPLSKEKKRKGGEPCG, encoded by the coding sequence ATGGGTGTTTTGGAAACGATAACGGCGGGGAATAAATGTAGCGATCAAGACAAGGCAAAAGTTGATGTCTTCCTCCACAAACACATTGATGAGATGTTGCAATTTGAATATTCAAATTGTGAGGATCCATGTGTTTTGTGGGAAGATTTAAAAAGCAGATTCGATCATCAGAGGGAAGTTTTACTTCCCACTGCTAGAGATGAATGGAACAATCTGAGGTTCCAAGATTTTAAAAAGGTGAATGAATACACCTCTGCTTTGTTCAGAATATGCTCAACACTCCGATTCTGTGGGCAAACTGTTATGGAGGAAGATATGTTGGAGAAAACTTTCTCCACATTTCATGCATCAAATATAAACTTGCAACAACAATATCGGTTGCAAAGGTTTCAAAGATATTCTGATCTAAATTCATTTCTCCTTGTAACAGAGAAAAACAATGAGCTACTAATGAAAAATCATCAAGCTCGTCCCACTGGATCATTAGCCATCCCAGAAGCAAATGCTATTATCAATGATGATACTAAAGACTCTGGGAGAAAATGGGGACGAGGCCGTGGTCGTGGCCATTTTGGTAAAGGTAATGGTCGCAACCATTCCTTCAAAGGAAATAATAATTTCCGAGGTAATTCCCATGGTCGTGGATGTGGTCGCGGTCGCGGTCGTGGTCGTGGTCGAAATCAAAGAACCCCTAATTACCACACTCACAAAATTCCAATTCCAACCAGTATAACAAAAGGAATGAAGCTGGTAGGTCCGAAAACAATGGCACTTCTTGTTTCAGATGTGGAAGTACGAACCATTGGTCAAAGGCTTGTCGTACACCTTCACATTTATGTGAACTTTACCAAGCCTCtctcaaaagaaaagaaaagaaaaggaggtGAACcatgtggataa